A genomic segment from Luteibacter aegosomatis encodes:
- a CDS encoding ParA family protein, producing the protein MRVWAVSNQKGGVGKTTTTVALGSLLAHEGRRTLLIDMDPHASLSGYIGVEVGAHGSVYDLFGVGGNPLPVRTLVHATPWDHLSVLPASAAMITLDRQLGTRAGMGLVLTQALAELAPDFDHVLLDCPPTLGVLMVNALAASDRLLVPTQTEALALAGLERMLRSLSMIERSRGKPLPRTIVPTLYDARTHASRACLAQLREQYGDSVSQAVIPTDTQVREASAAGVPLASWPAARRGGLAYRQLLDELLALPVPSVTDAAA; encoded by the coding sequence ATGCGCGTCTGGGCCGTTTCCAACCAGAAGGGCGGGGTGGGCAAGACCACCACCACCGTCGCGCTCGGCAGCCTGCTCGCCCACGAGGGCCGGCGCACCCTGTTGATCGACATGGATCCGCATGCCTCGCTCTCGGGCTACATCGGCGTAGAGGTCGGTGCGCACGGCAGCGTGTACGACCTTTTCGGCGTGGGCGGCAATCCCTTGCCCGTGCGCACGCTCGTGCACGCCACGCCATGGGATCACCTCAGCGTGCTTCCCGCCTCGGCGGCGATGATCACGCTCGATCGCCAGTTGGGTACGCGGGCCGGCATGGGCCTCGTGCTGACGCAGGCGCTGGCCGAACTCGCTCCCGATTTCGACCACGTGCTGCTCGACTGCCCGCCGACGCTCGGCGTGCTGATGGTCAACGCCCTGGCCGCGAGCGATCGCCTGCTCGTGCCCACGCAGACCGAGGCGCTGGCGCTGGCCGGCCTGGAGCGCATGTTGCGCAGCCTGTCGATGATCGAACGCTCGCGCGGCAAACCGTTGCCGCGCACCATCGTGCCGACGCTTTACGACGCGCGCACGCATGCGTCGCGGGCCTGCCTGGCACAACTGCGCGAGCAATACGGCGACAGCGTGAGCCAGGCCGTCATTCCCACCGATACGCAGGTTCGCGAAGCCAGCGCGGCCGGCGTGCCGCTGGCCTCGTGGCCCGCCGCGCGCCGCGGCGGTCTCGCCTACCGCCAGTTGCTCGACGAGCTGCTGGCCCTGCCCGTGCCGTCCGTGACGGACGCGGCCGCGTGA
- a CDS encoding chemotaxis protein CheW has protein sequence MSEWLGFSLEGQRYAVALSSVREVIRPGDITPVPGAPDDVLGIVNLRGQIVPVLDGRRRFGLHGAVDASQEDAQRVIVFDDAGSVVGMRIDLIGDMLQLAADDIAPPPPGRAERRDDPVSGVVTRDEGFIALVDVQRLCRA, from the coding sequence ATGAGCGAGTGGCTGGGTTTTTCCCTCGAGGGGCAGCGTTACGCCGTGGCGCTGTCGAGCGTGCGCGAAGTGATCCGCCCCGGCGACATCACGCCCGTGCCGGGTGCGCCCGACGACGTGCTCGGCATCGTCAACCTGCGTGGCCAGATCGTGCCGGTGCTCGACGGGCGTCGCCGTTTCGGTCTCCACGGAGCGGTGGACGCGTCGCAGGAAGACGCCCAGCGCGTGATCGTGTTCGATGACGCGGGCAGCGTGGTGGGCATGCGTATCGACCTCATCGGCGACATGCTCCAGCTCGCCGCCGACGATATCGCTCCGCCGCCGCCCGGTCGCGCCGAGCGGCGCGACGATCCGGTGAGCGGGGTGGTGACGCGGGACGAGGGGTTCATCGCGCTGGTGGATGTGCAGCGGCTTTGCCGGGCGTGA
- a CDS encoding flagellar motor protein: MDIVSLVGTILAFVVIIVGTILKGSSLDALWNPAAFVIVFLGTFAALLVQTPGPVLKRALGMLPWVYNPPDIESENLVSRIVGWSEISRRTGLLGLEPAIERETDPFIRKGLQLLVDGTEPDAMRSVLEVEVYAREHTDIEAAKVFENAGTYSPTMGIIGAVMGLMSVMQNLADPSKLGHGIAAAFVATIYGIGLANLLALPMASRLKGLARKRSQMREILVEGLVSIAQGDNPRHIESKLQGFLS, translated from the coding sequence ATGGATATCGTGAGTCTCGTCGGCACGATCCTGGCCTTCGTGGTCATCATCGTGGGAACCATCCTCAAGGGCTCGAGCCTCGACGCCCTGTGGAATCCCGCCGCCTTCGTGATCGTGTTCCTGGGCACCTTCGCCGCATTGCTCGTGCAGACGCCCGGCCCGGTGCTCAAGCGCGCCCTCGGCATGCTGCCGTGGGTGTACAACCCGCCGGACATCGAGTCGGAAAACCTGGTCAGCCGCATCGTCGGCTGGAGCGAGATCTCGCGCCGCACGGGCCTGCTCGGCCTGGAGCCCGCGATCGAGCGCGAGACCGATCCGTTCATCCGCAAGGGCCTGCAACTGCTGGTCGACGGCACCGAGCCCGACGCCATGCGCTCGGTGCTCGAGGTGGAGGTGTATGCGCGCGAGCACACCGACATCGAAGCGGCGAAGGTCTTCGAGAACGCCGGTACGTATTCGCCCACCATGGGCATCATCGGCGCCGTGATGGGCCTGATGTCGGTGATGCAGAACCTCGCCGACCCGAGCAAGCTCGGCCACGGCATCGCCGCCGCCTTCGTCGCCACCATCTACGGCATCGGCCTGGCCAACCTGCTGGCGCTGCCGATGGCCTCGCGCCTGAAGGGCCTGGCGCGCAAGCGTTCGCAGATGCGCGAGATCCTCGTCGAGGGTCTGGTGTCCATCGCCCAGGGCGACAACCCGCGGCATATCGAGAGCAAGCTGCAAGGGTTCCTCTCGTGA
- a CDS encoding translocation/assembly module TamB domain-containing protein has product MTWLIRIGVALGVLLLAVALGVWWLVGTASGLRFALARAQGFTDNALTVETAEGRLAGPLDLGNVRYRDGKGMDVRVARAHLDFAFGALMRKRAHVFDLALDGVDVALPPSSTEPDQPSEPFSLNPPIDLVLDKVHVGHVKVTQAGQPLFESNSLDLAGSWTGKGLELKTLALRAPDGQADLAGRLAVGKGYSGDGKASFAWKARGVDYAGDIEATSDGANAHTIVKLRLPFVARVDANLVQSGDFAWTATIDAPRFDPKPLLGESTLQSLGLAVRGSGDRYGANLTGDVDLNDYRVRLAPMKASFDHAYKRLTLEELTVGSPQVKGSLTASGTVEIAAQPVTADLALAWKNVLVPADVAGQDLASAGKLTFKGGAEAYHAEGDVDIGPPGKLGKFTLNLDGKPESIDLHTLELVQPKGNLAANGVITLQPDMAWKLDLKGKRFDPGQLLAEWGGALDLDLSTEGHLAKDGPLGTLDLRKLDGTLRQRPLRGNGKLVLKPGEVINGNLDLASGGSSIRLDAKGDTSNDATLKLAIASLGDWLPDAGGRLQGDIGAKGRWPDLAVKANLHGSAIVYAGQKIDALTLDADVPDIGKPGGKLAVHANNVVSGGMVFDRVTIDADGNQARHQLSVNAHGKPLTATLALNGSMKNAAWNGTLSRLDIDFQGLPPWRLQNASQLAWKDGAASMSDLCLTAGDPLLCVSGKQDAAGNLDAAYRVRRVPLSLLMTLAEASNSPMRAEGIVEGDGNIRRTAAGALSGQATIGSTHGSIAYVDRPDRPLLVYDNLSANAQLTPDNQRIVLRAALNDGGSVDGNVSIAGAQQALGGNVSLHLKSLSFVELFTTELAEVKGGLNASFDLGGTVAAPAVTGQALLDGFAAEVPSAGLKLKDGHVSVTTADAKNYVVDGTVRSGEGTLAVKGQVALGEGAQMRLGIEGSKFTAVDIPAAKAIVSPDIQIVQDAKGMNVTGKLAVDLADVNVEKLPGAGATKASPDVVVVDEKQQEAAAESAPITADIRVDLGQKVHLVGFGIDGRITGQLDVRERPGRATTGQGQIGVDGTYKAYGQDLRIEQGQLLFASTPIDNPGLNIRASRTLNPNATIDDGQKVGLYVSGTARRPVLTVFSNPVMEQSDALSYLVTGKPLSQVKGGEGNMVGAAAQALGSAAGDLLAKSVGSKIGVDDIGVSNNDALGGTSAFTVGKYLSPRLYLSYGVGLFDPGQVITLRYILSHRWNFEAQNATEFSRASLNYRLER; this is encoded by the coding sequence ATGACATGGCTGATTCGCATCGGCGTGGCGCTCGGCGTGCTGCTGCTCGCCGTCGCGCTCGGCGTGTGGTGGCTCGTGGGCACGGCCTCGGGCCTGCGCTTCGCCCTCGCCCGCGCGCAGGGCTTCACCGATAACGCGCTCACCGTCGAAACGGCCGAGGGCCGACTCGCCGGTCCGCTCGACCTGGGCAACGTGCGTTATCGCGACGGCAAGGGCATGGACGTACGCGTCGCCCGGGCGCACCTGGATTTCGCCTTCGGCGCCCTGATGCGCAAGCGCGCCCACGTGTTCGACCTCGCGCTCGACGGCGTCGACGTGGCGCTGCCGCCGAGTTCGACCGAGCCCGACCAACCCTCCGAGCCCTTCTCGCTGAACCCGCCCATCGACCTCGTACTCGACAAGGTGCACGTCGGTCACGTGAAGGTCACCCAGGCCGGGCAACCGCTGTTCGAATCCAACTCGCTCGATCTCGCCGGGTCATGGACGGGCAAGGGCCTGGAGCTGAAAACCCTGGCGCTGCGCGCACCCGACGGGCAGGCCGACCTCGCCGGCCGCCTTGCCGTGGGCAAGGGCTACAGCGGCGACGGCAAGGCCTCTTTCGCATGGAAGGCCCGCGGCGTGGATTACGCCGGTGACATCGAAGCGACGAGCGACGGCGCGAACGCCCATACCATCGTCAAGCTCCGCCTGCCCTTCGTGGCGCGGGTGGACGCCAACCTCGTGCAGAGCGGCGACTTCGCCTGGACGGCCACCATCGACGCGCCCCGCTTCGATCCCAAACCGTTGCTCGGCGAAAGCACGCTGCAATCGCTCGGCCTCGCCGTGCGGGGCTCGGGCGACCGCTATGGCGCCAACCTCACCGGCGACGTCGACCTCAACGACTACCGCGTGCGCCTGGCGCCGATGAAGGCCTCGTTCGACCACGCCTACAAGCGCCTTACCCTGGAAGAACTCACCGTGGGTTCGCCCCAGGTCAAGGGTTCGCTTACCGCGAGCGGCACCGTGGAGATCGCGGCGCAGCCGGTCACGGCCGATCTCGCCCTCGCGTGGAAGAACGTGCTGGTACCCGCCGATGTCGCCGGACAGGATCTCGCCAGCGCCGGCAAGCTCACCTTCAAGGGCGGAGCCGAGGCCTATCACGCCGAAGGCGACGTCGACATCGGGCCGCCGGGCAAGCTCGGCAAGTTCACCCTGAACCTCGACGGCAAGCCCGAATCCATCGACCTGCACACGCTCGAGCTCGTGCAGCCCAAGGGCAACCTCGCGGCCAACGGCGTCATCACCCTGCAGCCGGACATGGCCTGGAAGCTCGACCTGAAAGGCAAGCGTTTCGATCCCGGCCAATTGCTGGCCGAATGGGGTGGCGCCCTCGACCTCGACCTGTCCACCGAAGGCCACCTCGCCAAGGACGGTCCGCTCGGCACGCTCGACCTGCGCAAGCTCGACGGCACGTTGCGCCAGCGTCCGCTGCGAGGCAACGGCAAGCTCGTACTCAAGCCCGGCGAGGTGATCAACGGCAACCTCGACCTCGCCTCCGGCGGCAGCAGCATCCGCCTCGACGCCAAGGGCGATACGAGCAACGACGCCACGCTGAAACTCGCCATCGCCTCGCTGGGCGACTGGCTGCCCGATGCCGGCGGTCGCCTGCAGGGCGACATCGGCGCCAAGGGCCGCTGGCCGGATCTGGCGGTGAAGGCCAACCTGCACGGCAGCGCCATCGTCTACGCCGGCCAGAAGATCGACGCCCTCACGCTCGACGCCGACGTGCCCGACATCGGCAAACCCGGCGGCAAGCTCGCGGTGCATGCCAACAACGTCGTATCCGGCGGCATGGTGTTCGACCGCGTGACGATCGATGCCGACGGCAACCAGGCGCGTCACCAGCTCAGCGTGAACGCGCACGGTAAGCCGCTCACCGCCACCCTCGCCCTGAACGGGTCGATGAAGAACGCCGCCTGGAACGGCACCCTCTCGCGCCTGGATATCGACTTCCAGGGCCTGCCGCCCTGGCGTCTCCAGAACGCCAGCCAGCTCGCGTGGAAAGACGGTGCCGCAAGCATGAGCGACCTCTGCCTGACCGCGGGCGACCCGTTGCTCTGCGTGTCGGGCAAGCAGGATGCCGCGGGCAACCTCGACGCGGCCTACCGCGTGCGCCGCGTGCCGCTATCCCTGCTGATGACACTGGCCGAAGCCTCGAATTCGCCGATGCGCGCCGAGGGCATCGTCGAAGGCGACGGCAACATCCGCCGCACGGCGGCCGGCGCGTTGTCGGGCCAGGCCACCATCGGCAGCACGCACGGTTCGATCGCCTACGTCGATCGCCCCGACCGCCCGCTGCTCGTCTACGACAACCTCAGCGCCAACGCGCAACTCACGCCCGACAACCAGCGGATCGTACTGCGCGCCGCGCTCAACGACGGCGGCAGCGTCGACGGCAACGTAAGCATCGCCGGCGCGCAGCAGGCGCTCGGCGGCAACGTGTCGCTGCACCTGAAGAGCCTGTCGTTCGTCGAACTGTTCACCACCGAACTGGCCGAAGTGAAAGGTGGCCTCAATGCCAGCTTCGACCTCGGCGGCACCGTGGCCGCGCCGGCCGTCACCGGGCAGGCCCTTCTCGACGGCTTCGCCGCCGAAGTGCCCAGCGCGGGCCTCAAGCTGAAGGACGGCCACGTCAGCGTGACCACCGCCGACGCGAAGAACTACGTGGTGGACGGCACCGTCCGTTCCGGCGAAGGCACCCTGGCCGTCAAGGGCCAGGTCGCGCTCGGCGAAGGCGCTCAGATGCGCCTGGGCATCGAAGGCTCGAAGTTCACCGCCGTGGACATTCCCGCGGCCAAGGCCATCGTCTCGCCCGACATCCAGATCGTGCAGGACGCCAAGGGCATGAACGTCACCGGCAAGCTCGCGGTCGACCTCGCCGACGTCAACGTCGAGAAACTGCCCGGTGCGGGAGCGACCAAGGCCTCGCCCGACGTGGTGGTGGTGGACGAGAAGCAGCAGGAGGCCGCCGCCGAATCCGCGCCGATCACGGCGGACATCCGCGTCGACCTGGGGCAGAAAGTGCACCTGGTCGGCTTCGGCATCGACGGCCGCATCACCGGCCAGCTCGACGTGCGCGAGCGGCCGGGCCGCGCGACGACGGGCCAGGGGCAGATCGGCGTCGACGGCACCTACAAGGCGTATGGGCAGGACCTGCGCATCGAGCAGGGCCAACTGCTGTTCGCTTCGACGCCCATCGACAACCCTGGTCTCAACATCCGCGCGTCACGCACGCTCAATCCCAACGCCACCATCGACGACGGACAGAAGGTGGGGCTTTACGTCTCGGGCACGGCGCGCCGCCCGGTGCTCACGGTGTTCTCGAACCCGGTGATGGAACAGTCCGACGCCCTTTCCTACCTCGTCACCGGCAAGCCGCTGTCGCAGGTGAAGGGCGGCGAAGGCAACATGGTCGGTGCCGCCGCGCAGGCGCTGGGCTCGGCGGCGGGTGACCTGCTCGCCAAGAGCGTGGGCTCGAAGATCGGCGTGGACGACATCGGCGTGAGCAACAACGATGCGCTCGGCGGCACGTCGGCATTTACCGTGGGCAAGTATCTTTCGCCGCGGTTGTACCTGAGCTACGGCGTGGGGCTGTTCGACCCGGGGCAGGTCATCACGCTGCGCTATATCCTGAGCCACCGCTGGAACTTCGAAGCGCAGAACGCGACGGAGTTTTCGCGGGCGAGCTTGAATTACCGGTTGGAGAGGTAG
- a CDS encoding DUF2802 domain-containing protein, giving the protein MNPILGYVLIALAVLNLVGLLFLFRRLAKPAKIEPVAPPAPAPDPEPAIQPDQLAGMLRRLENRLGDIEDQVRRTPSVNVTAESGTTSDRTLALAQRLARQGASVQDIADTCGISYTEAELLHRLHAGR; this is encoded by the coding sequence ATGAACCCCATCCTCGGTTACGTGCTGATCGCCCTGGCCGTCCTCAACCTGGTCGGCCTGCTGTTCCTTTTCCGCCGCCTGGCCAAGCCGGCGAAGATCGAACCCGTCGCACCACCCGCACCGGCCCCCGACCCCGAGCCCGCCATCCAGCCCGACCAGCTCGCGGGGATGCTTCGCCGCCTGGAAAACCGGCTGGGCGACATCGAAGACCAGGTGCGTCGCACGCCGTCGGTCAACGTCACGGCCGAAAGCGGCACCACCTCCGACCGCACGCTGGCACTGGCCCAGCGCCTCGCCCGCCAGGGCGCCTCGGTGCAGGACATCGCCGATACCTGCGGCATCTCGTATACCGAGGCGGAGTTGCTGCATCGGTTGCACGCCGGGCGGTGA
- a CDS encoding chemotaxis protein CheW yields MSRTMQDVEQIVSDYLAELLTPAPAAAPAAEVKVVSIETWRDADAAGRGADPRYLLCSAAGVKLAVPMADVTHMLPMPPLTPPNTTNPICMGRWRHPSGEARVADLGAILSPDMAGASTSTLVILGNRAWALGCVVDDEPVELMTDAIQWRHGATSRPWLAGMSKEPKCGVVETAALIRWLEQELGP; encoded by the coding sequence GTGAGCCGCACCATGCAGGATGTCGAGCAGATCGTCTCCGACTACCTCGCCGAGCTGCTGACGCCCGCACCGGCGGCGGCGCCGGCGGCGGAGGTCAAGGTGGTGTCCATCGAGACCTGGCGCGATGCCGATGCCGCCGGGCGCGGCGCCGATCCGCGTTACCTGCTGTGCAGCGCGGCCGGCGTGAAGCTCGCCGTGCCGATGGCCGACGTCACGCACATGCTGCCGATGCCGCCGCTGACGCCGCCGAACACCACCAACCCGATCTGCATGGGGCGCTGGCGCCATCCCAGCGGCGAGGCGCGCGTCGCCGACCTGGGCGCGATCCTCTCGCCCGACATGGCCGGCGCGTCCACGTCCACGCTGGTGATCCTGGGCAATCGTGCCTGGGCGCTCGGCTGCGTGGTCGACGACGAACCGGTGGAATTGATGACCGACGCCATCCAGTGGCGCCATGGCGCCACCTCGCGCCCGTGGCTGGCGGGCATGTCGAAAGAACCCAAGTGCGGCGTGGTCGAGACCGCGGCGCTGATCAGATGGCTGGAACAGGAGCTGGGCCCATGA
- the motD gene encoding flagellar motor protein MotD, producing MKRRHHEEHVNHERWAIPYGDLITLLLALFVVMYAVSAVNETKFRVMAQSINEAFNGTGKVIEPINEATPATQVPLPNQSRSPTASPIAKIDVPIPPRNLPLPGHEGAAAEHQDGKQRHATTAADDANVAVGKTEQNSLSQISDEVQRAMKPLIDKSLVSVRQTPDWLEIEVRTDILFPVGVAKLQPQAEDVLRKLAGILAPFPNAMRIEGYTDNTPIATPTFPSNWELSAARAATVARLITLTGVDPHRVGIIGWGEYRPAADNGTADGRNRNRRVLIVVMSDKAAPARFYSDADRVDLSAAKPAAKPVPTVTVLAPTAGAARFAPVAENR from the coding sequence GTGAAACGCCGGCACCACGAAGAACACGTCAACCACGAGCGCTGGGCCATTCCCTACGGCGACCTCATCACGTTGCTGCTCGCCCTGTTCGTGGTGATGTACGCCGTATCGGCGGTGAACGAAACCAAGTTTCGCGTGATGGCGCAGTCCATCAACGAGGCGTTCAACGGTACCGGCAAGGTCATCGAACCCATCAACGAGGCGACGCCCGCCACGCAGGTGCCGCTGCCGAACCAGTCGCGCTCGCCCACCGCCTCGCCCATCGCGAAGATCGACGTGCCCATCCCGCCGCGCAACCTGCCGCTGCCGGGCCACGAAGGCGCGGCCGCCGAGCATCAGGACGGCAAGCAGCGGCATGCGACGACGGCCGCCGACGATGCGAACGTGGCGGTAGGCAAGACCGAACAGAACAGCCTGAGCCAGATTTCCGACGAAGTGCAGCGCGCGATGAAGCCGCTGATCGACAAGAGCCTGGTGAGCGTCCGGCAGACGCCGGACTGGCTCGAGATCGAAGTGCGTACCGACATCCTTTTCCCCGTGGGCGTGGCGAAGCTGCAACCGCAGGCCGAAGACGTGCTGCGCAAGCTCGCCGGCATCCTCGCGCCGTTTCCCAACGCCATGCGCATCGAGGGTTACACCGACAACACGCCGATCGCGACGCCCACGTTCCCGTCCAACTGGGAACTCTCGGCGGCGCGCGCGGCCACGGTGGCGCGCCTGATCACGCTCACCGGCGTCGATCCCCATCGCGTGGGCATCATCGGCTGGGGTGAGTACCGCCCCGCTGCCGATAACGGCACCGCCGACGGGCGCAACCGCAATCGCCGGGTACTCATCGTGGTGATGAGCGACAAGGCCGCGCCCGCGCGTTTCTATAGCGATGCCGATCGCGTCGACCTGTCGGCGGCCAAGCCCGCCGCCAAGCCGGTGCCCACCGTGACGGTGCTGGCGCCGACGGCGGGTGCCGCCCGTTTCGCGCCCGTGGCGGAGAACCGCTGA
- a CDS encoding autotransporter assembly complex protein TamA codes for MRLTRRHGLFLPWFMLPALAHANVVLTVDGVDDSLKGAIVSGVELSQYAARDVTAAQVRRLYEKAPDEVQAALRPYGYYEATATGDMQQVGNDWHVTLHVVPGVPVTVKSVNVDIDGDAAKVPAVRFALRGVNGLKGKPMNDGQYDAARDGVSGALTATGFLDAKLVTRRVEVNRAEHSASVQLKWEAGQRYRYGQIHFKNSQFRDGFLDRYVPFKSGDYFSQGQLLQLQQALNGADYFAVVNVIPDTDNAKEGHIDIDVELAPAKRTIYTGGPFFGTDTGAGLRGGIEKRWINDRGHKWKNELVLAQRLKTLSTLYQIPMPGPNQRSFNFGANFRDANTVTSKSRTLQLVANETRLWHGWQRTIGVNALSGTFTVGKRGGEGDNAEGLERGRSTLLYPEVTLSRKKGDNPTFVRSGWSLTLTARSTAGTLLSDARFSQVIGDVKWIQSFWGRNRLILRGSAGKIWTDDFSALPPQLRFFAGGDRSVRGYDFESIGPRNQFNRVIGGEGLLVGSSEVEHYFTKNWGMAAFVDAGNAFTGTDYSPRVGAGLGIRWLSPVGMIRADLAVPVGDKNEHGIHLHVVIGPDL; via the coding sequence ATGCGCCTCACCAGACGCCATGGACTGTTCCTGCCGTGGTTCATGCTACCGGCCCTGGCCCACGCGAACGTCGTGCTCACCGTCGACGGCGTCGACGACAGCCTGAAGGGAGCGATCGTCTCCGGCGTCGAACTCAGCCAGTACGCCGCACGCGACGTGACCGCCGCACAGGTGCGCCGCCTCTACGAAAAGGCCCCCGACGAAGTGCAGGCCGCGCTGCGGCCCTACGGCTATTACGAAGCCACCGCCACGGGCGACATGCAGCAGGTGGGCAACGACTGGCACGTCACCCTGCATGTGGTGCCCGGCGTACCGGTGACGGTGAAGAGCGTGAACGTGGACATCGACGGCGACGCCGCGAAGGTCCCCGCCGTCCGCTTCGCCCTGCGCGGCGTGAATGGCCTGAAAGGCAAGCCCATGAACGACGGCCAGTACGACGCCGCGCGCGACGGCGTGAGCGGTGCGCTCACCGCCACCGGCTTCCTCGACGCGAAACTCGTCACCCGGCGCGTGGAAGTCAATCGCGCCGAACACAGCGCATCGGTGCAACTGAAGTGGGAAGCCGGCCAGCGCTACCGCTACGGCCAGATCCACTTCAAGAACTCGCAGTTCCGCGACGGGTTCCTCGATCGCTACGTGCCGTTCAAGAGTGGCGATTATTTCTCGCAGGGCCAGCTTCTCCAGCTCCAGCAGGCCCTCAACGGCGCCGACTACTTCGCCGTGGTCAACGTGATTCCCGACACCGACAACGCGAAGGAAGGCCACATCGACATCGACGTGGAGCTGGCTCCCGCCAAGCGCACGATCTACACCGGCGGTCCGTTCTTCGGCACGGACACCGGCGCGGGCCTGCGCGGCGGCATCGAAAAACGCTGGATCAACGACCGCGGACACAAGTGGAAGAACGAACTGGTGCTCGCGCAGCGTCTGAAGACGCTTTCCACGCTCTACCAGATTCCGATGCCCGGCCCCAACCAGCGCAGCTTCAACTTCGGCGCCAACTTCCGCGATGCCAACACGGTCACGTCGAAGTCGCGCACGCTGCAACTGGTCGCCAACGAGACCCGCCTGTGGCATGGCTGGCAACGCACCATCGGCGTGAACGCGCTGTCGGGCACCTTCACCGTGGGCAAGCGCGGCGGCGAAGGCGACAACGCCGAAGGCCTCGAACGCGGTCGCAGTACCCTGCTCTATCCCGAGGTCACGCTCAGCCGGAAAAAAGGCGACAATCCCACCTTCGTGCGCAGCGGCTGGTCGCTCACGCTCACCGCGCGCAGCACCGCGGGCACCCTGCTTTCCGACGCCCGGTTCTCGCAGGTGATCGGCGACGTGAAATGGATCCAGTCGTTCTGGGGCCGCAACCGGCTCATCCTGCGCGGCAGCGCCGGCAAGATCTGGACCGACGACTTCAGCGCCCTGCCGCCGCAGTTGCGCTTCTTCGCCGGCGGCGACCGTTCGGTGCGTGGCTACGACTTCGAAAGCATCGGCCCGCGCAATCAGTTCAACCGCGTGATCGGCGGCGAAGGCTTGCTGGTCGGCAGCAGCGAAGTGGAGCACTACTTCACGAAGAACTGGGGCATGGCCGCCTTCGTCGACGCGGGCAATGCCTTCACCGGCACCGATTACAGCCCTCGCGTGGGTGCCGGTCTGGGCATACGTTGGCTGTCGCCCGTGGGCATGATCCGCGCGGACCTCGCCGTGCCCGTCGGCGACAAGAACGAACATGGCATCCACCTGCACGTGGTCATCGGACCCGACCTATGA